One Thermoplasmatales archaeon genomic region harbors:
- a CDS encoding zinc ribbon domain-containing protein: protein MAKIKCQKCGASIEIDAGTKFAKCEYCDSQMYIDKSGVGFFYIVELKTDENEARGIFKRWSAGSAMAKDLESEAKIVKMMPQYFPLYMFKRDVDGKEVIYFEPAKSTSLPGMHALKIPAGDMKIFDQNYKIDPKINLIQPDLGMDAYLNNLPGKAKEQALVFFPIWYIEYDYKGNIYNVVIDASSGQVFCEKFPTRESFPYVAVAFIGFFLFLVYGIISAFWKLKYGLIGMAVTAPLLFLASYMVAKNM from the coding sequence ATGGCAAAGATAAAGTGTCAGAAATGTGGGGCAAGCATTGAAATAGATGCTGGCACAAAGTTTGCTAAATGCGAATACTGTGACTCGCAGATGTATATAGATAAAAGCGGTGTTGGCTTCTTTTACATAGTTGAACTCAAAACAGATGAAAATGAGGCAAGGGGCATATTTAAGAGATGGAGTGCTGGCTCTGCAATGGCAAAGGATTTGGAAAGCGAGGCAAAAATAGTGAAAATGATGCCCCAGTATTTTCCTCTATACATGTTTAAGAGAGATGTTGATGGGAAAGAAGTTATTTATTTCGAGCCAGCAAAATCCACGAGTTTGCCTGGAATGCATGCATTGAAAATACCAGCGGGAGACATGAAAATATTTGATCAGAATTATAAAATTGACCCAAAAATAAATTTAATACAGCCAGATTTAGGAATGGATGCTTACTTAAACAATCTTCCTGGAAAAGCAAAAGAGCAAGCTTTAGTATTTTTCCCAATATGGTATATTGAATATGATTATAAAGGAAATATTTACAATGTTGTAATAGATGCTTCTTCTGGCCAAGTATTCTGCGAGAAATTTCCAACAAGAGAAAGCTTTCCTTATGTTGCGGTTGCTTTCATTGGCTTCTTTTTATTCTTGGTTTATGGCATTATTTCAGCTTTCTGGAAATTGAAATATGGGCTAATTGGAATGGCTGTAACAGCCCCTCTGCTATTCCTTGCTTCATATATGGTAGCAAAAAATATGTGA
- a CDS encoding SPFH domain-containing protein — MLFGGSKRTDATAGGKEGIIGAMTIAWDDAYKRNFIMWKVPRNIRLNDNIVVREDEIAVFYRDGKVLAYLDKPDRYALTSQNAPILGGLIRALSGVKQQAEVYYIQKKVFDGKFGSKQPYQFKDKEFGIVNLRVFGEFRYKVHDPVNFINQFVGTLNYQTSEEVEERIKEQMVLLVYDAIGHLKEKGMGVTELAPNLTNIEQIVLEKSKDHFGMYGIEINKVSGLYINLPEEVQKAVDTRASMQVLGANYLQYQTGQAMREAAQNPSGAAGAGVGIGAGIGAGYAMIGSMAQAAQAAQPQQPQQPSKACVKCGAIIPADAKFCPSCGARQEKIECPNCKASLPADAKFCSNCGAALGSKKCQNCNADIPANSKFCPNCGKSV; from the coding sequence ATGTTATTTGGAGGAAGTAAAAGGACTGATGCAACAGCAGGAGGCAAGGAAGGAATAATAGGGGCAATGACAATTGCATGGGACGATGCATATAAAAGAAATTTCATAATGTGGAAGGTTCCAAGGAATATACGCTTAAATGATAACATAGTTGTAAGAGAGGATGAAATAGCAGTATTTTATAGAGATGGAAAGGTTCTTGCATATTTGGATAAGCCAGATAGATATGCATTAACAAGCCAGAATGCCCCAATTTTAGGAGGACTTATAAGAGCTTTATCAGGAGTAAAACAGCAGGCAGAAGTATATTATATACAGAAGAAGGTTTTTGATGGTAAATTTGGAAGCAAACAGCCATATCAATTTAAGGATAAGGAATTTGGAATTGTAAATTTGCGTGTATTTGGAGAATTTCGCTATAAAGTGCATGACCCAGTGAATTTTATTAATCAGTTTGTAGGCACACTTAATTATCAGACAAGTGAGGAAGTAGAGGAAAGAATAAAGGAGCAGATGGTTTTGCTTGTATATGATGCAATAGGTCATTTAAAGGAGAAGGGAATGGGAGTAACAGAACTTGCCCCAAATTTAACAAACATAGAGCAGATTGTTCTTGAAAAATCAAAAGACCACTTTGGAATGTATGGAATTGAAATAAATAAGGTATCAGGCTTATACATAAATCTCCCAGAAGAAGTTCAAAAAGCAGTCGATACAAGAGCAAGCATGCAGGTTTTAGGAGCAAACTACTTGCAGTATCAAACAGGGCAGGCAATGAGAGAAGCAGCCCAAAACCCAAGCGGTGCAGCAGGCGCAGGCGTTGGCATAGGCGCTGGCATAGGAGCGGGCTATGCAATGATTGGGAGCATGGCGCAGGCAGCCCAAGCGGCGCAACCCCAGCAGCCCCAACAGCCGAGCAAGGCATGTGTAAAGTGCGGTGCAATAATTCCAGCTGATGCAAAGTTTTGTCCGAGCTGTGGGGCAAGGCAGGAGAAGATTGAATGCCCCAACTGTAAAGCATCTTTGCCCGCTGATGCAAAGTTTTGCTCAAATTGTGGAGCTGCTCTAGGAAGCAAAAAATGCCAGAATTGCAATGCTGATATTCCAGCAAATTCAAAGTTTTGCCCAAATTGCGGGAAGAGTGTGTAA